One Aegilops tauschii subsp. strangulata cultivar AL8/78 chromosome 7, Aet v6.0, whole genome shotgun sequence genomic window carries:
- the LOC109785475 gene encoding brassinosteroid-responsive RING protein 1 — protein MGFPAPVFSECEVPRLLLSLLVLIARLRRLYSWPLRFIGAGVDDDLSFDHPTASGIADHHRRQELYHEDHCLVELEEHSPAMRFDALSSARGEDLLLPESCAVCFGEFHGAARVRRPRGCRHVFHRGCLDRWASHGRRTCPLCRVPFLPPFLLPLPLPAS, from the coding sequence ATGGGGTTCCCGGCGCCGGTGTTCTCAGAGTGCGAGGTGCCCAGGTTGCTGCTCAGCCTCCTCGTCCTGATcgcccgcctccgccgcctctACTCCTGGCCGCTCCGCTTCATCGGCGCCGGCGTCGACGACGACCTCAGCTTTGACCACCCCACTGCCTCCGGCATCGCCGACCACCACCGCCGACAGGAGCTGTACCACGAAGACCACTGCCTCGTGGAGCTGGAGGAGCACTCCCCGGCCATGCGCTTCGACGCGCTCTCCAGCGCCAGAGGCGAAGATCTGCTGCTGCCGGAGAGCTGCGCGGTGTGCTTCGGCGAATTCCACGGCGCCGCGCGCGTGCGTCGACCGCGCGGGTGCCGGCACGTCTTCCACCGCGGCTGCCTCGACCGCTGGGCCTCCCACGGCCGCCGCACCTGCCCGCTCTGCCGGGTGCCGTTTCTCCCGCCCTTCCTCCTCCCGCTGCCGCTCCCGGCGTCGTGA